The following coding sequences are from one Capsicum annuum cultivar UCD-10X-F1 chromosome 3, UCD10Xv1.1, whole genome shotgun sequence window:
- the LOC124896854 gene encoding uncharacterized protein LOC124896854, with product MTKAYRKDEFDFFWNQVGKIDKRVKSYLEDAGFEKCARVYALVNRGRMMTSNIAECINGKLKRARELPIIEFLEQVSASSTYVYSVYDDGRKYIVFLDRRTCSCGRFQLDEITSERAIAVLKSKHVVDMKPYCSEFYYPETLRKTYEESMFPMPDKKDCIVPQEVMDEVVLPPKYKRQPGRPKKNRHKKSSEAMTLSSNCCGRCSYAGHNRHTCNFFPKED from the exons ATGACCAAGGCTTATCGTAAAGatgagtttgattttttttggaatcAAGTTGGGAAGATTGATAAGAGGGTAAAGTCTTATCTTGAGGATGCTGGATTTGAAAAGTGCGCACGCGTGTATGCACTTGTTAATCGTGGTAgaatgatgacttcaaatatagCGGAGTGCATAAATGGTAAATTGAAGCGAGCACGTGAGTTGCCGATAATAGAATTTTTGGAGCAG GTTAGTGCATCATCAACATATGTATATTCTGTTTATGATGACGGGAGAAAGTACATAGTATTTCTTGATAGGAGGACTTGCTCTTGTGGTAGATTTCAATTGGACGAGATAACATCTGAACGCGCGATTGCAGTACTAAAAAGCAAGCATGTAGTTGATATGAAGCCTTATTGTTCAGAGTTTTATTATCCTGAAACATTAAGGAAGACGTATGAAGAATCTATGTTTCCAATGCCCGATAAGAAGGACTGCATTGTGCCACAAGAAGTTATGGACGAAGTTGTGTTACCACCAAAATACAAACGTCAACCCGGAAGGCCAAAGAAAAACAGgcacaagaaatcaagtgaaGCTATGACATTGAGTAGTAATTGTTGTGGGAGATGTAGTTATGCAGGTCACAACAGGCATACTTGTAACTTCTTTCCAAAGGAGGACTGA